Part of the Arcobacter sp. F155 genome, AACCTGTAAAATACAGAGCTAAAAATAGTATAAAAAAACTACTAATTATCTTCATAAAAAACATCCTAAATTATTGTAAGATGGCATCTTACCCTAATTTTACTTTAACATATATTTAGATAAAATCTACCCCATGAATAATCAATATAAAAAACTTGCAGTTGCTTTTAGTGGCCCGTCTAACAGCGGAAAAACTACACTTATTATTAAAGTTTCTACTCTTTTACAAGAGATGGGACATAAGGTGTGTATTGTAAAACATGACCCGGGAAATAAAGCAACTTTTGATATACCTAAAAAAGATAGTTACAGATTCTTTGAAACAGGTGCTGATGTTGCGGTAGTAAGTCCTAAAAGAACTACATATTTTAAAAATGAAACTTCATCAATCGATGAAATAATTGAAACTTTTAAAGATTTTGATTATTTACTAGTTGAAGGATTAAAAACTCTTCCTCTACCAAGAATTACAATCTTTAGAGACGAAGTAGACGAATCTTATTT contains:
- the mobB gene encoding molybdopterin-guanine dinucleotide biosynthesis protein B, translating into MNNQYKKLAVAFSGPSNSGKTTLIIKVSTLLQEMGHKVCIVKHDPGNKATFDIPKKDSYRFFETGADVAVVSPKRTTYFKNETSSIDEIIETFKDFDYLLVEGLKTLPLPRITIFRDEVDESYFKYSNSIAFDETINENEIPSNLDKLDLNNPEEIINWIENNAKRV